The following proteins are encoded in a genomic region of Sparus aurata chromosome 23, fSpaAur1.1, whole genome shotgun sequence:
- the alkbh7 gene encoding alpha-ketoglutarate-dependent dioxygenase alkB homolog 7, mitochondrial isoform X2: MRPRLAVLTRIRRAALCCGHTRRLSSCAGSGLVVGSSRELVQRLGSKVEVRTAFISEEEEGTLLRELEPSLKKKRYEFDHWDDAIHGYRETERLSWGAACEEVLNRVRTVAFPEGSPLLGPVHILDLDKTGYIKPHIDSVKFCGSTIAGLSLLSDSIMRLVKEGANDEWLDLLLPRHSLYILSAVPSFHPVLFTLTQGRGQI; this comes from the exons ATGAGGCCGCGACTGGCCGTACTGACTCGAATCCGcagagcagctctctgctgcgGTCACACGCGTCGCCTGAGCTCCTGCGCCGGCAGCGGCCTGGTCGTTGGGTCGAGCCGGGAGCTCGTGCAGAGGCTCGGCTCTAAGGTGGAGGTGAGGACGGCATTcatcagtgaggaggaggaggggactCTGCTGCGAGAGCTGGAGCCGAGCCTGAAGAAGAAACGCTACGAGTTTGACCATTGGGACGAT GCTATTCACGGGTACCGTGAGACTGAGCGTTTGAGCTGGGGGGCAGCGTGTGAGGAGGTCCTGAATCGTGTCCGAACTGTAGCATTTCCTGAGGGCAGTCCACTCCTCGGGCCTGTGCACATTCTGGATCTAGACAAGACCGGCTACATCAAGCCTCATATTGACAGCGTCAAG TTCTGTGGTAGCACCATTGCTGGATTGAGTCTTCTGTCAGATAGCATCATGCGCTTGGTAAAAGAGGGTGCCAACGATGAATGGCTGGACCTGCTGCTGCCCCGACACTCCCTCTACATACTGAG CGCAGTCCCGTCGTTCCATCCTGTCCtcttcacactcacacagggaCGAGGCCAGATATAA
- the alkbh7 gene encoding alpha-ketoglutarate-dependent dioxygenase alkB homolog 7, mitochondrial isoform X1 — protein MRPRLAVLTRIRRAALCCGHTRRLSSCAGSGLVVGSSRELVQRLGSKVEVRTAFISEEEEGTLLRELEPSLKKKRYEFDHWDDAIHGYRETERLSWGAACEEVLNRVRTVAFPEGSPLLGPVHILDLDKTGYIKPHIDSVKFCGSTIAGLSLLSDSIMRLVKEGANDEWLDLLLPRHSLYILRDEARYNFTHEILKDEESVFNGKKVPRLRRISVICRNLPS, from the exons ATGAGGCCGCGACTGGCCGTACTGACTCGAATCCGcagagcagctctctgctgcgGTCACACGCGTCGCCTGAGCTCCTGCGCCGGCAGCGGCCTGGTCGTTGGGTCGAGCCGGGAGCTCGTGCAGAGGCTCGGCTCTAAGGTGGAGGTGAGGACGGCATTcatcagtgaggaggaggaggggactCTGCTGCGAGAGCTGGAGCCGAGCCTGAAGAAGAAACGCTACGAGTTTGACCATTGGGACGAT GCTATTCACGGGTACCGTGAGACTGAGCGTTTGAGCTGGGGGGCAGCGTGTGAGGAGGTCCTGAATCGTGTCCGAACTGTAGCATTTCCTGAGGGCAGTCCACTCCTCGGGCCTGTGCACATTCTGGATCTAGACAAGACCGGCTACATCAAGCCTCATATTGACAGCGTCAAG TTCTGTGGTAGCACCATTGCTGGATTGAGTCTTCTGTCAGATAGCATCATGCGCTTGGTAAAAGAGGGTGCCAACGATGAATGGCTGGACCTGCTGCTGCCCCGACACTCCCTCTACATACTGAG ggaCGAGGCCAGATATAACTTCACGCACGAGATCCTGAAAGATGAGGAGTCCGTGTTCAACGGAAAGAAGGTGCCTCGGCTGCGTCGTATCTCCGTCATCTGTCGCAACCTTCCGAGCTGA